From the Hoplias malabaricus isolate fHopMal1 chromosome 13, fHopMal1.hap1, whole genome shotgun sequence genome, the window AACCAATCTTCTAGGCATTTTATTCTAGTGCCCAGTCCTCTTGTCGCGACCCCAGGCTGGAGATGGTGCAGCGGGCCGGCGGCGGTATATCACCGGTTTTGGGTGCTCTGCTGTGCGCGACGGCGTTGTGGAGCTCCGCTGCAGCGGTTCGGAGCTGCACCGAGTCCCGGCGAGTGTACGAGGAGCGCGGGCACAGCGCCTCCAGCAGCCCGCTGTCCCCTATCAGCGGTAAGTGCATCACTGTAGTTTCCCTTTAAAACTTACATCAAAATATGATGGAGCTGAAGAGTCAGAGAGCAGATGctttatttaacaatatatgGGAACATGTTAATATGTTGTAAAGGTTAGGGAAGACAGGTTTACAGGACTGGGTTTAGTGTGAGCTCATGTTCAAATCACCCCACGTGGTAAATGGGAcctctttaaaatgtaaagattatttgtttttcctgttttttctcATATACTGTTTCACAATTTTCCAAAACCTTCCtatattcaaatattaaaccatcattaatttgtttaatattaaaacatattaaatcTATTCAAGTTTAATGTAATGTGACTCAGATATTGTTTTTTCCCATAGCAATATTTCAGTAAGCAATCCTAGTAGTAACACTATGGGACATATGCAGTGGTGAGTGAACATCTGTTCAGTTAAACTCACAGCAACTGGGAAAGAAATGATATGATTCAGATAATTTAGTCTGTGCCTCAAACAGTGGgcatttggtttgttttttaacacattttcagatatttttaGACATTTCGAGGTCTGTAGGAAGACGGGGTTCAACAAAGAACCTCGCCCACAATCAGCTGCTCCCTCAGCctcatgtctgtctctctgtctgtctgtatatcTTTCTGCCTGTCTGACTGTTTTCTCCCAGCCAGGCATTAAATGTGAGCAGCACAATctcattagtgtttttttgttaaaaCAATGTACATTGTATAGATTAGAATTAATGgtgattattataataattaagaGCTTAATTAGTTTAGTGTGTATTATTGAAGATGCCTAACACTTATGCACTAAATTAAATACACAGGACCATTAATCATCACGGTCtaaagaaaaacacgtatctctgtgtttgtggatgtatAGTTTGCTACATCATTTGAGCTGTCCTTAACAgtatgtgaaaatttcatgatgaattgactaatagaaatgctccaaaatactCTGAatactttttttccccactgacttccattgaaattcaatttaagaaggttttttccctctcctgtaaagttactgttttgggagatacatgtttgtctttggacagtgacactaTCCTCTTTTTCTAATGTGGGCACCAATTAGGTACCATCAATGTATTTGTAGGTAGCACGCTAGCTAACTTTCTAACATAGATAGTtgtaacattcatttattcattcatcttctgaacTGTCTTCATCCTGATCTGGGTTGTGGAACAGTCATTTTGCTGAAAGTTATTACACTACCCAGAGGTGGGAATGATAGCAGATTCACTGTCTGTCTAGTTCTACTCAATAGTCAAATTGTGACAAATTCTCAATTCTACAATGTGTCCTTCCTTTAAGATTAGGTGGTAGGAAGCTTGTTAATTTTGAGATACAATCACTAATTTTGAAATTATGTTATGTAATGTGATTCTCCTGCCGATGTCATAGTACAACAGACAACATTTCCCTAAATGACATGATATTCCAAAGtacaacaaataaattttaagcATTAGTTTGTATTATCAGATCAAATCTTTATTTCATTCCAAAGAAATACCTTCTTAAAAGCAGAAATGCAGATATTGATATGACTGCAAGATCGAGTGCACATACAAATTAGCACCAGGTTAAAAATTGGTTTTGCTTCCAAATTGGAAAAAGCATGGgtgttaactgtgtgtgtgtgggtttggctGCTGTGTCCTAGGGCAGCAGATGGTGGAAAGTGGGATGATGAGAGTCCCTTCATTAATGGAAGAGAGAACAAAAGGAGGACTTGAAAGGTGTGAATAGAATTTGGGGAGGGACTCACCcctgtatggtgtgtgtgtgtgtgtgtctgtgcgagagagaaagagggagagagagagggagagaccaCACATGCTAAACCAGACCTAACCGGAAATCAGAATGTCTTTTTTGTATACTCTGTTAGTTCAGGCTCTTGCTTTTATTAAACTTGATTCATCAGACAATATTGATCTTAAACCACGGAAGAGGAAACTGTTTGTGCCATAATCTTCCATCCTATAGGTTACTACTGCCCACTTCTACAGTGCCTCCTCCTTTCTGATTATGTCCTCatactgcacaagcagggaaaaataataaataagcatatataataataataataaagcactTTTGATTTAACATACTTCCAGTTTATAGATTTTTCAAAGTCATTATTGGCAGTTAAAGCTTGGAAATATGTAAGATAGAAAGAATTATACTTCTGAAGGATTGGGTTTgagattttgttttatttttgtaggCATACAATCTTTCATTTCAAGTTAAATGTCaggatcacggagcggactgactgagggtggacgcattcgctaaaacacagtaaacatttattcacGGAAAATAACACAACAGAGACTTTAAACATAAGGAAAATAGGCTAAACTGGAGACAAGgaaataaacagggtaaacggggacagacggacaacaaagcgaaacgacgacagaggaaatgaaacaacGACGGGGGAACTTCGAAGCCAGCCAGAAAACATGACCGACAGGACTGAAGACAACAGAGAAATGAGTAATGTTCGACAAACatgacgtgagacaagagggcttaaatacaagacataaatgagacacacctggacagataacgaggaggacgggttaacagatgacacagacgaggaggcggaacaaaggcaggacaagggcggagacaagaaccgaaacaaaacatagccatgtgctgagaaaaagcacatgaccagggaaaaacagacacgacgagacgagggcgtgacattaaaagtaaaataccagcacctttttcttttttcttttttatttatttattttatgtttgtggGCCTTGTTTGTTGAAATGTCAATCTTTTCCCCAAATTCAGATTCAGGTTCTTGGCTGATGAGATTACATTCTATTCTACAGTagagttttaaaatattcaaatttcaaagtCACTGCTCCTACCAATTTAACCTTTTATGAAGATAAATAttgtggcatggtggtgcagaaAGTAGTGTTtttgtcacagagctccagggtcctggagttgtggTTTCAAGCtctgttccaggtgactgtgaggagtttggtgtgttctccctgtgtctgcatgggttttctccaggtgctccagtttctttccacagtccaaaaacacacattagtattAGGATTAGGATTAGTATTAGGATTGGTGTGAGTGCCTTGCGCCccgtgattccaggtgggctccggacccacaacTACCTTGAACTgtataaggggttacagacaatgaatgaatggacataAATAGAATggaattttaaaacattaaaaagttgGTAGACATGGTTTTAATGTCAGTCTACTACATACAACgtttttcattttcctttgcatttaacccatctgtggcagtgaaagcacacacacacatacacacacacacacacacacacacacacacacacacacacacacattagtgcactAATGGCAGTGAGTGCCCAGGGAACAGTTGGGGTTTGGTTCCTTGCTTAAAAAAGGTCTTAATATTTTGCATAGCCTGGCAAGAATGCATTGTTCCAGAAGAGTTCTCCTTTGTTTAAGTaattatgtttaaatgtgtcaAAATTCACACTGAAAATGTTATTAAAGAGAGGTTAATGTCAGAACctgtaacaaacaaacaaaattataCTAATCACCACTATTTATTTCTTGATGATAAGAACATAGATGATAAAAGAAAGTTTAGTAATAATAGAATTTTCACATgatattttagattttatagGTGTTTGGCAATATCTATGTCCATCTAAGCCCAacctttttcattttaatatcattttgCACAGACAAATACACTATACCATTCTAATCTGAAAACACTAATGTTTCGTCAAACCTTTTCAAGAAGATTTACTTTAAAATACTAATGCATTATTCTTTTTCATCTTAAAAAATTGTTCgcagcaaatatttatttatttttttattaattttgatCTAGTTTCTAAAATCTACAAACCAACATCAGCATTAAcaacaggaaaaataaaaatgaaaaaaaaaaaatcatgaaaatgcATTTAATCAGTGGTTTgttgtgagaaaaaaaatccagaatcaTCACAGAAGGACAAAAATGTTTTCCAGTTCACTTTGCAGCATTTCTTATTGTCCGTTGTGAAATTGTGACATAAGGAAAGAGCATctgatatgtttaaatgttaaaaatgttaaaaatgaaaattgagAAACATTAAACAGATACGAAGATGAGATAAGGTACAGAACACAATGAAACTGTTGTTAACAGTATTGTCTGTGGAAACTGATTGTATATTACAGATGTTAAAGATAGAAATAAGTTTTTAAAATGGGAATATTCCTCTTAAACAGGACTCTGGGGTATTCCTGACTGGCTGGTGTGTAATATCTCTGTTATTTACATGGATGTAAAATTTTGGCTCTGTGATGTTCGGATGTTTCTTAAGTCTGCTTTGTGATTGGCTGCTGTGCTTTATCTTTGTGCTATGATTGGCTGTTGTGTAATATCTCTGCTTTGTGATCGCTTGCTGTTTAATGTCTCTGCTTTATACTCATTGGCTGCTGTGTAATATCTATTCCTTGTGAGCTGCTCAGGTGTACTTTTTTGATGTGATTGGCCactgtatagtttttgtagtttgtagccatttattttatatatttatgattgGGTTTTGTAGTACGCTTGCTTTGTGGGTCTGTTGTGTGTAATATATCTGCTCTGTGACAGGTTGGGGTGATAAATCTTGCCCCTGTGATTAGCAGCTGTATAAAATCTCTGCTCTGTAATGTGCTGTTGTAAAATATCTCTGTTTAGTGACTGTGATATTCTGTGATATTGCTCTTCATTGATCGATATCTCTGCTTTGTGATTTGTAGGGGAGCATTTGCGGCTCTGTCCTCAGGACTACACGTGTTGTTCCAGTCTGATGGAGGAGACGCTGGCGCGTCAGAGTGAGGCTGACTTCCTCTCTGCTATTGAGGACAACAGTCAGTTCATGCTGACGAGCTTCACTCAGAGGCATCGCAGGTTTGATGGTGAGAAGGATGGTGATGTGGTGTTTTTGTAATTCTCTTTTCCTCATTGTATCACAAATTCATGAAACATTACACATCCCTAATCCTACACTCCCTAAAGAAACTGCTCTTCAAAAATCTTATAGTttgcatatatgtgtgtgtgtgtgtgtgtgtgtgtgtgtgtgtgtgtgtgtgtgtgtgtgtgtgtgtatgtgtgtgtgtgtgtgttggcggtacggtggcgcagcaggtagtgtagcagtcacacagctccagggacctggaggttgtgggttcgagttctgctctggatgactgtctgtgaggagtgtggtgtgttctccccgtgtgagtttcctccgggtgcttcggtttcttcccacagtccaaaaacacacgttggttggtggattggcgattcaaaactgaccataggtgtgagtgaatgtgtgagtgtgtgtgttgccctgtgaaggactggtgccccgtcCAGggcaccttgcgcccaatgattccaggtaggctctggacccaccgcgaccctgaactggagaagcagttacagataatgaatgaatgaattaatgtgtgtgtgtgttggtcaccctggcgaacagcacgcccaagctgatcccacaagtgttcaatggggttgaggtcaggactgctTACAGGCCATTCCATCTTCTCCACTCCCAAATTAGTCCCGgtagtctctgtggaggcgagcattgtcatcttggagggACATCTGAGGTTTTTGGAGGATGGCTGGACTGGACATTTCAATCCGCCTTGCTACTCTACTCTGAGACCCAAGACGCACGAGACATCGtgaaatttcattcattcattcattcattcattcattcattcattcattcattatctgtaaccacttatccagttcagggtcgcggtgggtccagagcctacctggaatcattgggcgcaaggcgggaatacaccctggagggggcgccagtccttcacagggtatcCTGGAATTTGAGCCCTCAAATTGTCATGGTAATTAATCTAGCCACCAGAAAGGAAGACTAATTCTGCTTGGATCCAAGGAGAAACCAGTATAATGAAGACACTGAATCAACTCTCACTCCAATCTCTACTTTATTTGAACAATCATCAGTTTATATATGGCTTTTGTCATGTATACTTGTCTTGCTATGTGTATCTACTGTGTCCTCATACATGGATTACAGTGTTAGTTTGCATTTTTTCAACACATTGCCGACACCAGTGCAAACGGGCCTGACGGTGAAGGGCAGTCATGGCAGGCCTCCTGGCAGCCTAATGAGACtgataagatttattgccaagaatcattgtaaataaagaaataatgtaccaaacacaaatttccttagtTCATAATGATTGAAATTGATCGAAAATCACTGGAATTATGTATATGTTATGTATAACTACATAATTAATTATGTATaactacaattaaaaaaaataaatattcttgtttttatgaaatatatattcttATATAATATATTGCTTCTGTTTCTTTGCCTCTGTGTCTAATGTCatgctgtatttttttctgtgtcaGAATTTTTCCGTGAGTTGATTGATGTGGAGGAGAAGGTGATGAATCAAATGTTCACCAAAACGTACGGTCGCCTGTACACACAGAACGCAAACCTCTTCCAGcagctgttcacagagctgcgGAGTTACTACTCAGGTTCGTGTGTATGTACATCTGAACAGATTTGAACACTTATTCAAATAAAACAATCTAGCATGAATCAAAATTTCAAATTGTtactatattttttttaatgtaagaaAACCAAACTCACAAAAGAGATACTGAATACACTGAGGAGTCCAACAATTCATGCAGGACACCTGTGTCTTTATGAAGACAGTGTGAAGTTATGATCCACAACTACACAGATAACTACACAGGTcttgtatttttacattaaaattgtaGCTTCAAATCATTGCGAGgcttcactgatctgtaatagggagaatagatcctctgccattgctactcCTGGCTTAACAccgcagaaacggcactatataatgtttagaggagggtaggtgtAAAATTTCACCTGCCTAAAAGTAAATGCAGCAACATTTATTCTACTGCACCTTAAATTCTACATGACTAGGGAGTGCAGAtggaaattataaataaataaatagatggatagataaatagataaatagtGCATAAATAGTGAAAAAATTCCTGCAAAATGTATTCATAATGTATTCCCATTAATGGACATTCGATCATTCATTCTCTATAGGaaataaactaatttaaaaatgtccCTGCAGGAATTATTTTATACCCAGTACCTGAGAGgaactgtttatttttctgtgttcaggAGGTGGTGTGAGTCTAGCAGAGGTGCTGTCAGACTTCTGGGCCGGGTTGGTGGAGAGAGTCTTTTCTCTGGTCAATCCTCAGTATCAATTTGGTCAGGATTATCTGGAGTGTGTGAGCAAACATGCTGAGCAACTACAGCCTTTTGGAGACCTTCCACGTAAACTCCGTgtacaggtaaacacacacacacacacacacacacgcacacacatataacATACACTTGCGTTATAATGATAACCCAAGGATATCAAACTACACAGGAATGTCTAATACACATCTGCCAATGTTGTCAttgtaaataacaaataacaaatcTGTATCatagtggggcggcacggtgatgcagcaggtagtgtcgcagtcacacagctccaggggcctggaggttgtgggttcgattcccgctccgggtgactgtctgtgaggagttggtgtgttctccccgtgtccgcgtgggtttcctccgggtgctccggtttcctcccacagtccaaaaacacacgttgcaggtggattggcgactcgaaagtgtccataggtgtgagtgtgtgagtgaatgtgtgtgtgtctgtgttgccctgtgaaggactggcgtcccctccagggtgtattcccgccttgcgcccaatgattccaggtaggctctggaccccccgcgaccctaaattggataagcggttacagataatggatggatggatgtatcaTAGTGTGAGTTTTATGTGTATAATCTCTTCAGCCTGGCTAATGTTCAAGGgcaattctctttctctcacttacttttttatatttctttgtcTTTCTAAATATAAAAGGGACATTCTTTCCTACATGTATTTGCACAGTCACATGCTAAGTTGTTATAAGAGCCCAGGTTgttctgatagtggccttcaacTCTTCTGTATTTTTGGGTCCCCAaaacatcactgactgtggagactttacactggacctcaagcaacgtggattctgtgcctctcgactcttcctccagactatGGGACATTGactttcattcaatcattcattgtctgtaaccgctcatccagttcagggttggtggtgggtccggagcctaccctggaggaggcaccagtccttcacagggcaatacacactcacacattcacttacacattcacacctatggtcactttgaggcaatatgtgtttttggattgtgggtgaaaaccagagcacccggacgaaacccatgtggacaaggggagaacacaccaaacttctcacagtcacccggagtgggacttgaacccacaaccccaggatcctggagtcttgtgactgtgacactagctgctgcccttgattttctaagtgaaaataggAACAAACCTAAGAAATGTTTTTCTgcacatttatattaaatttaatttataagCAATTGTTCCCTATATTTAGTCATTGCCACTTCCAAACAATTTTCTCTGCTAAGTTGAAAGATAGCACATGCTTCTGCAGAGGTATTGATGGGATGTCCTTAAACAACTAAATGTGCTGATGacatttacatatgtttttttcttcttcataaTCTGTCAGGTTTAGCAAATTATAAAAACCTATCTGAATATCAAACTCATTTGTGACTACAGGCTCATTTTACCTGCttatccctttctctctctctctctctctctctctctctctctctctttctgtctctgtgtgtgtgtgtcacactctctctctatttttttttatgctcAGCTTTCCCGAACATTCATTGCTGTGAGGGCTTTGGTCCAGGGTCTGGCCACAGGGCGAGAGATTGTTAATAAAGCAACAAAGGtaagtgtgtttgagtgtgtgcttttgtattttGGAAAGATAGTGAAAATCTCATTAATTTCTAGAACACAACCCACACTTTTTTACATATTAGAAATgctattgattatttttaacaGAATGTTGGAAATTGAAGAAACATTAtgtcttctgtctgtctgtctacctgCTGCTGTCTGTCACCGCTCTAGTTAAGTGTGAGCTCAGAGTGTGTCCGTGCGCTGATGCGACAGTGGTATTGCCCACTGTGTCGAGGAATTCCCTTGCTCCAATCCTGCCACTCGTTCTGCCTCAACGTAATGAAGGGCTGCCTGGCCAATCAGGCAGATTTAGACACAGAATGGAACAATTTCATTGGTGAGCAACCAAAAGGGGCGGGATCAGTTAGTTAAACCTTCAGTGGGGTGTCTATATAGACTTTAAATAAACTgacaaattaatgaataaaataaatcagcCACAGGTCACTACTTATGTGTCTTATGTTTATTTGTTAGATTTACTGGGGCTACACGGCTAATATTTGATATAAAAATTAAACTGCATGCTTAAGTTTGGAAAATCTTGCCATAAATagtatttaaaatgttgatTGATATCCAATAAACATGACTATGTCATTTTTAACATTGTAAAACTATAATATTGATTTCTGTAAACATTCGAAAAAGTATACAGCATAGCACAAAACAGTATCCACTTTGAAGTTCTAATCTTTCTTAATTtttatccattttattataAGCAACTGTAttcaaaatcattttatttgattgaggcagtgtaaaaaatgtatgatgaatttttttttaaatattacacactAATTGTTGACCTATAAGGTGCCATTacttgttagccacattagacTTGTATCTTAgctgcaaaacaaaaacaaaaaactgtttGTGGAGATGTGCTTGTCTTACTGACCATATTTGAGGGAAGAAAATTCTTTTGAATTTTTACTTTAAGCTAAAGGTTCAGAAGCTGTATTTTTAGTtgatctctctatctgtctttctctccctctctctctcagaatccCTGCTCTCCTTGGCTGAAAGGCTGGCAGGGCCATTTAATGCAGAACTGGCTGTAGATTCCATTGCTGTGAAAGTGTCTGAGGCCATCATGCATATGCAGGAAAACAGTGTAACAATTTCTACCAAGGCAAGTCTCCCAGATACActcataaaaacagaaaaatctcCAAAAAGCCTCAGCATCTAATGTCTAGcataatacattattaaaacacAAACTGCATTAATATTTAGATCCCTCACTCAGTAAATGTGGCATGTATCATGCAAAATTAAACATAGCCACATCCAAGTAGAGAATGTCACTTGCTTGTAAGGAAACTAGTGGTAGAGTATTGAAATTGTTTGATCCCAGCCACTTGTTTTTAAAATTCAAGTTACTAGGAAAAAACTAGAAAGGCTATTAATGGAAAACACATGAGGATGGTTGAAGGAAGAAGGAAGAAATCAAAGGGTAAAAAGAGAAAACTCAATACAATATGCATTGGAaaaaatatacaacaaaacAATTATCTCGGAAGTTTAGGACAGAACTGTAAGAAACTGTATCTATAAGGTTTCAGGTTCTTAATAAATTTTTAATGTCTCCATACCAAAACATACACATCTACTTACCCAAATgctcatgaaataataatacttaAAACTTCCAATAATGCTtaaaaactatataaataaGCCACAGAGGTTTTGTGGAATGATGAAACAACTGAAATTTTCAGGCCATGAATCAGTGGTGTGTCTGGAGAAGGAAAAATCAAGCGTACACTGAAAAGAACGCCTTCCCTAAAGTGAAGCATGGTAGTGGCTCAGCAATACTttgacatatataaatatataggtactggtcataaaattagaatatcatgaaaaagtttatttatttcagaatttggtttaaaaagtgaaacttgtatattatactcatttattacacacagactgatatttttggaaatgctggccaactgaaaagtatgaacatgaaaagtatgagcatgtataGCACTCAGTACTTAATTGGGGCTTCTTTTTGCCTGAaatactgcagcaatgtggtgtggcatggagtcgatcagtctgtggcactgctcaggtgttatgagagcccaggttgctctgatagtggccttcaactcttctgcattgttgggtctggcttATTGCATATTCCTCTTCAcatctatggggttaaggtcaagcgattttgctggccaattaagaacaaggataccatggtccttaaaccaggtactggtagctttggcactgtgtgcaggtgcaaagtcctgttggaaaatggaATCTGCATcgccataaagttggtcagaagcaggaagcatgaagttcTCTAAAACTCCTAGAAGATGGctgtgttgaccttggacctcagaaatcacagtggaccaacaccagcagatgacatggcaccccaaaccatcactgactgtagaaactgtacactggacctcaagcaacgtggattctgtgcctctgcTCTATTCCTTCAgtctctgggaccttgatttcaaaaggaaatgcaaaattttctttcatcagagaacataacttggaccactcagcagcagtccagtcctttttggaagtgAGATGCTTCTGATGCTgtgtcttgttcaagagtggcttgacacaaggaatgcgacagctgaaacccatgtcttgcatatgtctgtgtgtggtggttcttgaagcactgattccagctgcagtccagtctttgtgaatctccccaacatttttgaatgggttttgtttcacaatcctctccagggtgcggttatacCTATTGCCTGTACACTTTTCTACCACACcatttccttcccttcgcctctctattaatgtgcttggacacagagctctgtgaacagcagCCTCTTTTCCAGTgatcttttgtgtcttgccctgttgTGTAAGGTctcaatggtcatcttttggatAACTGTCAGCAGTCTtctccatgattgtgtagcctacagaactagactgagaggcaatttaaaggcctttgcaggtgttttgagttaattagctgattagagtgtggcaccaggtgtcttcaatattgaaccttttcacaatattctaattttctgtgaaattgaatttggggttttcattagttgtcagttataatcattagATATCATTAGATAATATaaagtttcacattttgaatggaattactggaataaatcaactttttcataatattattaacagggtttatatgtaattaaaaataCCTTTTGCAAACTAATGACCACTAAGTTGTTTTCAAGTAGCCTGGACTGGAAGGGCAAATTCATGGCTCTGGCAAATATCAAACGAAACTTAAACTGTTATTAAATTAAGGGAAATTCTCTAAAAAATAAGGGGAAAAACATTCAGCTGAACAGTCATTAGCATTACAAAACAAAATCTATTCGGGTGTGATTTCGTATTAAAGGAAGTGAAGGTTGAGTAGATCAGCAaaacctaaaaataaaaatatttaacccAAGAGTCAAGAAACTGCAATGGTTTCCCAGGGTTCCTTCATCACATTCTGTGTTTATGGATC encodes:
- the gpc2 gene encoding glypican-2 isoform X1 — translated: MFSGLELAIFNQAVLAFYSSAQSSCRDPRLEMVQRAGGGISPVLGALLCATALWSSAAAVRSCTESRRVYEERGHSASSSPLSPISGEHLRLCPQDYTCCSSLMEETLARQSEADFLSAIEDNSQFMLTSFTQRHRRFDEFFRELIDVEEKVMNQMFTKTYGRLYTQNANLFQQLFTELRSYYSGGGVSLAEVLSDFWAGLVERVFSLVNPQYQFGQDYLECVSKHAEQLQPFGDLPRKLRVQLSRTFIAVRALVQGLATGREIVNKATKLSVSSECVRALMRQWYCPLCRGIPLLQSCHSFCLNVMKGCLANQADLDTEWNNFIESLLSLAERLAGPFNAELAVDSIAVKVSEAIMHMQENSVTISTKVFQGCGNPRPVPGRAKRSPRDREREREQDRDRGSRRAFKIYSPEEKPTTAAGTNLDRLVLELKERLRPMRGFWVSLPHTICNDVKMAADVTNEDRCWNGQNRGRYLPDVMGDGLVNQVNNPEVEVDIARPDVRTRQLIMELRVAVNRLKHAYNGQDTDFMDSEGDDGSGSGLGERYSDDWPGYGPYSPPRSPAHPPKTSRPRDRSANRWNRANGPIKSAAQKAPPLYLYTLVFSLLLCLAPQ
- the gpc2 gene encoding glypican-2 isoform X2, with product MVDLQWSTAFYSSAQSSCRDPRLEMVQRAGGGISPVLGALLCATALWSSAAAVRSCTESRRVYEERGHSASSSPLSPISGEHLRLCPQDYTCCSSLMEETLARQSEADFLSAIEDNSQFMLTSFTQRHRRFDEFFRELIDVEEKVMNQMFTKTYGRLYTQNANLFQQLFTELRSYYSGGGVSLAEVLSDFWAGLVERVFSLVNPQYQFGQDYLECVSKHAEQLQPFGDLPRKLRVQLSRTFIAVRALVQGLATGREIVNKATKLSVSSECVRALMRQWYCPLCRGIPLLQSCHSFCLNVMKGCLANQADLDTEWNNFIESLLSLAERLAGPFNAELAVDSIAVKVSEAIMHMQENSVTISTKVFQGCGNPRPVPGRAKRSPRDREREREQDRDRGSRRAFKIYSPEEKPTTAAGTNLDRLVLELKERLRPMRGFWVSLPHTICNDVKMAADVTNEDRCWNGQNRGRYLPDVMGDGLVNQVNNPEVEVDIARPDVRTRQLIMELRVAVNRLKHAYNGQDTDFMDSEGDDGSGSGLGERYSDDWPGYGPYSPPRSPAHPPKTSRPRDRSANRWNRANGPIKSAAQKAPPLYLYTLVFSLLLCLAPQ